A segment of the Vibrio aquimaris genome:
GTACACAAATACAAAGTGTGTCATTTAAGGCTTACCATGTTACAAGAGTTTAACCCAAACCAAAAAGTGAATCTTGCAAAGAAAGGGCAATTAGATCTTTCTGCAAACCTT
Coding sequences within it:
- a CDS encoding Trp operon leader peptide produces the protein MLQEFNPNQKVNLAKKGQLDLSANLSWWRTWVRARWADTYL